From Phragmites australis chromosome 5, lpPhrAust1.1, whole genome shotgun sequence, a single genomic window includes:
- the LOC133919548 gene encoding AP-2 complex subunit mu has product MPVAASAIYFLNLRGDVLINRLYRDDVGGNMVDAFRMHIMQTKELGTCPVRQIGGCSFLYMRISNVYIVIVVSSNANVACAFKFVVEAVALFKSYFGGAFDEDAIKNNFVLIYELLDEIMDFGYPQNLSPEILKLYITQEGVRSPFSSKPSDKPVPNATLQVTGAVGWRREGLVYKKNEVFLDIVESVNLLMSSKGSVLRCDVTGKILMKCFLSGMPDLKLGLNDKIGLEKEAQLKSRPAKSGKTIELDDVTFHQCVNLTRFNSEKTVSFVPPDGEFELMKYRITEGVNLPFRVLPTIKELGRTRMEINVKVKSVVGAKMFALGVVVKVPVPKQTAKTSFQTTSGKAKYNASIDSLVWKIRKFPGQTEATMSAEVELISTMGEKKSWNRPPIQMEFQVPMFTASGLRVRFLKVWEKSGYNTVEWVRYITRAGSYEIRC; this is encoded by the exons GGGAAATATGGTTGATGCATTCAGAATGCATATTATGCAAACAAAAGAACTTGGCACATGCCCTGTTCGGCAAATAGGAGGCTGTTCCTTCCTTTACATGAGGATCAGTAATGTTTATATTGTGATCGTGGTTAGCAGCAATGCTAATGTTGCCTGTGCTTTCAAGTTTGTTGTCGAG GCAGTGGCTCTCTTCAAGTCCTACTTCGGTGGAGCTTTTGATGAAGATGCCATCAAGAATAACTTTGTTTTGATATACGAACTTCTTGATG AGATTATGGATTTCGGTTATCCTCAAAATCTGTCACCTGAAATCTTGAAGTTGTATATAACTCAAGAAGGTGTTCGGTCACCATTTTCTTCTAAG CCCTCAGACAAGCCTGTTCCAAATGCGACCCTTCAAGTCACTGGTGCTGTTGGTTGGAGAAGAGAGGGTCTTGTGTACAAGAAGAATGAG GTTTTCTTGGACATAGTTGAGAGTGTAAACCTTCTTATGTCTTCAAAAG GGAGTGTTCTAAGATGTGACGTGACAGGAAAGATTCTtatgaagtgcttcctttctgGAATGCCTGACCTGAAGCTGGGATTAAATGACAAGATTGGACTTGAAAAGGAAGCCCAACTTAAGTCTAGGCCTGCAAAGAG TGGGAAGACCATAGAACTTGATGATGTCACTTTCCACCAGTGTGTCAACTTAACAAGATTTAACTCGGAAAAGACAGTCAGCTTTGTCCCACCAGATGGTGAATTTGAATTGATGAA GTACCGAATAACGGAGGGCGTAAACCTTCCGTTCCGTGTTCTGCCGACAATTAAGGAATTGGGCCGAACGCGCATGGAGATCAATGTGAAA GTCAAGAGTGTTGTTGGCGCTAAGATGTTTGCACTTGGTGTTGTTGTCAAAGTCCCAGTTCCAAAGCAGACAGCAAAGACCAGTTTCCAAACAACGTCAGGCAAAGCAAAATATAATGCTTCGATTGATTCACTGGTGTGGAA GATCAGGAAATTCCCTGGGCAGACTGAGGCAACTATGAGTGCAGAGGTTGAGCTGATCTCTACCATGGGTGAAAAGAAGTCATGGAACAGACCACCTATTCAGATGGAATTCCAG GTTCCTATGTTCACTGCTTCTGGTTTACGTGTTCGGTTCCTTAAG GTCTGGGAGAAGAGTGGTTACAACACTGTTGAGTGGGTTCGCTACATCACGAGAGCTGGATCATACGAGATAAGGTGTTAG